One Pseudorhodoplanes sinuspersici DNA segment encodes these proteins:
- a CDS encoding LysR family transcriptional regulator: MSAMNIKVPHLRCIVAAAEHRSFRRAAAALNITQPTLSKRIRELEDRLGMLLFERSSGGAQITANGEDFLIIARRVLADLDGMESYAKMTNAGNAGRLNIGFYTPLAGPLRDNVFGFIRQHSQLDLNIIEDDRLALIPLLDRGSIDIALVLGDSAYKDYSHMSLWSERVLVAFHKTHALVERESIYWTDLRNERFIMSLRDPGPELRDILIGKLALPGDQPFIKHVKAHHSAIISAVDGERGVTLICESSSTPSWPGVIFREVRDGNGPTRLGFVAYWRRNNDNPILKQFLSWLQAHPAVPTVHINGPN; encoded by the coding sequence ATGTCTGCCATGAACATAAAGGTTCCCCATCTCCGCTGTATCGTTGCCGCCGCAGAGCACCGTAGCTTCCGGCGTGCCGCGGCGGCGCTTAACATCACGCAGCCAACCTTGAGCAAACGTATTCGAGAGCTTGAGGACCGCTTGGGCATGCTCCTGTTCGAGCGCTCAAGCGGCGGCGCACAGATCACCGCGAACGGGGAAGATTTCCTGATTATCGCAAGGCGCGTACTTGCAGACCTCGACGGTATGGAAAGCTACGCGAAGATGACCAATGCAGGAAACGCAGGCCGCCTCAATATCGGATTTTACACACCGCTCGCCGGCCCGCTGCGGGATAATGTCTTCGGGTTTATTCGTCAACACTCACAACTCGACCTCAATATCATCGAGGACGATCGCTTGGCGCTTATCCCTCTCCTGGATCGAGGCTCGATTGATATAGCTCTTGTCCTAGGAGACTCTGCCTACAAGGATTACTCCCATATGAGCCTTTGGTCTGAACGTGTCCTAGTCGCGTTCCACAAAACGCATGCGCTCGTTGAGCGAGAGTCTATTTATTGGACGGACCTGAGGAACGAACGCTTCATCATGAGTCTGCGCGATCCCGGGCCGGAACTCAGAGACATCTTGATTGGCAAGCTAGCACTGCCCGGCGACCAGCCATTCATCAAGCATGTCAAAGCTCACCATAGCGCGATAATCAGCGCTGTTGATGGCGAACGCGGAGTTACACTGATCTGTGAATCCTCTTCCACACCTTCGTGGCCAGGTGTCATCTTTCGCGAAGTCCGTGATGGCAATGGGCCGACTCGTCTCGGTTTCGTCGCCTATTGGCGCCGCAACAATGACAACCCGATTCTTAAACAGTTCCTATCCTGGCTCCAAGCTCATCCGGCCGTTCCGACGGTACACATCAACGGCCCCAATTGA
- a CDS encoding DUF2274 domain-containing protein, with protein MSKLKLGTIEDDKPVKLTIEFPAPVHRNLLAYADAIGRETGQAAPDPARLVAPMIEKFMATDRAFARTRKGKSASKV; from the coding sequence ATGAGCAAGCTCAAACTCGGGACGATTGAGGACGACAAGCCGGTGAAGCTCACGATCGAGTTTCCAGCGCCAGTGCATCGCAACCTTCTCGCATATGCGGACGCGATCGGACGCGAGACCGGACAAGCCGCGCCCGATCCCGCCAGGCTCGTGGCGCCCATGATCGAAAAGTTCATGGCGACCGATCGAGCTTTCGCGAGAACGCGAAAAGGTAAATCCGCTTCAAAGGTCTAG
- the trbG gene encoding P-type conjugative transfer protein TrbG has product MKPPTPRILTPLLLVCTTALGGCAQKLFPPDISYDDFVPAVQAAEPPSPVQVVELPKPLPLPGQLKPVPGAKAPPEPKDPKDRITQANKAARVQPVRNGFINAVQVYPFSPGALYQVYAAPGQVTDVALQPGEQLVGSGPVAAGDTVRWIIGDTESGTGPNKQVHILVKPTRPDLQTNLVINTDRRTYHLELNSTEKTYMASVSWQYPHDQLIALRRQNAAALAAQPVATGVDISSLNFRYEIKGDTPAWRPLRAFDDGIKVYIEFPSGIRQGEMPPLFIIGPGGDTELVNYRARQNYYIVDRLFGAAELRLGDKNSERRVRIIRTDGRRRS; this is encoded by the coding sequence ATGAAGCCGCCGACACCCCGAATCCTCACGCCGCTCCTCTTGGTTTGCACAACAGCGCTTGGCGGCTGCGCGCAGAAGCTCTTTCCGCCAGACATCAGCTACGACGACTTCGTGCCGGCTGTGCAGGCGGCCGAGCCGCCGTCCCCCGTGCAGGTCGTCGAGCTTCCGAAGCCGTTGCCGCTGCCGGGTCAGTTGAAGCCCGTGCCCGGCGCCAAGGCTCCCCCGGAGCCAAAGGATCCGAAAGACCGCATCACACAGGCGAACAAGGCGGCGCGCGTCCAGCCGGTGCGCAACGGCTTCATCAACGCCGTGCAGGTCTATCCGTTCTCGCCGGGCGCGCTTTATCAGGTTTATGCCGCACCGGGGCAGGTAACAGACGTCGCCTTGCAGCCGGGCGAGCAGCTCGTCGGCTCCGGTCCCGTCGCAGCCGGCGACACGGTGCGCTGGATCATCGGCGATACCGAGAGCGGCACGGGCCCCAACAAGCAGGTCCATATCCTGGTCAAGCCGACGCGTCCGGATCTCCAGACCAACCTCGTCATCAACACCGACCGACGCACCTATCACCTCGAGCTGAACTCGACCGAGAAGACCTACATGGCGTCGGTGTCCTGGCAGTATCCGCACGACCAGCTCATTGCGCTCCGTCGGCAGAACGCGGCAGCGCTTGCCGCCCAGCCGGTCGCCACGGGCGTCGACATCTCGTCGCTGAACTTCCGGTACGAGATCAAGGGCGATACGCCGGCGTGGCGGCCGCTGCGTGCCTTCGATGACGGCATCAAGGTCTATATCGAGTTCCCGTCGGGCATCCGGCAGGGCGAGATGCCGCCTCTTTTTATTATAGGGCCGGGCGGGGACACCGAGCTCGTCAACTACCGTGCCCGCCAGAACTACTACATCGTCGATCGCCTGTTCGGCGCTGCCGAACTGCGTCTCGGCGATAAGAACAGCGAGCGCCGCGTCCGCATCATCCGCACCGACGGGAGGCGCCGGTCATGA
- the trbL gene encoding P-type conjugative transfer protein TrbL yields the protein MGGTGVIDRFLEVFTRYIDSGFGLLGGEVAFIATTLIVIDITLAALFWSWGADEDIIARLVKKTLFVGVFAFIISNWNALARIVFESFAGLGLKATGTGFTASDLLRPGRVAQVGLDAGRPILESISGLMGYIAFFENFVQIVVLLFAWAMVLLAFFILAIQLFVTLIEFKLTTLAGFVLIPFGLFGQTAFLAERVLGNVVSSGVKVLVLAVVIGIGSTLFSEFTAGFGGNQPTVEDAMAIVLAALSLLGLGIFGPGIANGLISGGPQLGAGSAVGTTVAAGGAVVASGAAAGMAVRGAGAAMGATAAAARGGAALAGGTTTSYSLASAGQSGAAGVASGLSGVARAGAAAAARPVSRAVSRASSAMGESYRGGARSAAAATGGSSTMGTIGGAAAGDNAPSPSSPPAWAQRMKRHQTMSHGATAAAHAVRSGDSHGGGASISLRQDER from the coding sequence ATGGGTGGCACCGGCGTCATCGATCGCTTTCTCGAGGTCTTCACCCGCTACATCGATTCCGGGTTCGGATTGCTCGGCGGCGAAGTGGCTTTCATCGCCACCACGTTGATCGTGATCGACATCACGCTCGCGGCCCTGTTCTGGTCCTGGGGCGCCGACGAGGACATCATCGCGCGTCTCGTGAAGAAGACCCTGTTTGTCGGCGTCTTTGCCTTCATCATCAGCAACTGGAACGCGCTCGCGCGCATCGTGTTCGAGAGCTTCGCCGGCCTCGGCCTCAAGGCGACCGGGACCGGGTTCACTGCGAGCGATCTCCTTCGTCCCGGCCGCGTCGCGCAGGTCGGTCTCGATGCCGGACGGCCGATCCTGGAATCGATCTCCGGCCTGATGGGCTACATCGCCTTCTTCGAGAATTTTGTTCAGATCGTAGTCCTGCTGTTCGCCTGGGCGATGGTGCTGCTCGCCTTCTTCATCCTCGCAATCCAGCTCTTCGTAACGCTAATCGAGTTCAAGCTGACGACGCTCGCCGGCTTTGTCCTGATCCCGTTCGGGCTATTCGGGCAGACTGCCTTCCTCGCTGAGCGCGTGCTCGGAAACGTCGTGTCGTCTGGCGTCAAGGTCTTGGTGCTCGCTGTCGTCATCGGCATCGGTTCGACCTTGTTCTCCGAGTTCACCGCGGGCTTTGGCGGCAACCAGCCGACCGTCGAGGACGCGATGGCGATCGTTCTCGCGGCACTCTCGCTTCTCGGTCTCGGCATCTTCGGACCCGGCATCGCCAACGGCCTGATCTCGGGCGGCCCTCAGCTTGGCGCAGGATCTGCGGTTGGTACTACCGTTGCGGCCGGCGGCGCGGTGGTGGCGAGCGGTGCCGCGGCCGGTATGGCCGTGAGGGGAGCAGGGGCGGCGATGGGCGCGACCGCCGCGGCGGCGCGCGGCGGCGCCGCCCTCGCGGGAGGCACGACGACATCCTACAGCCTGGCTTCGGCCGGACAGAGCGGGGCTGCCGGCGTCGCATCAGGTCTCTCCGGCGTTGCGCGCGCCGGCGCGGCGGCGGCCGCGCGGCCGGTGAGCCGGGCCGTGAGCCGCGCATCGAGCGCAATGGGCGAGAGCTACCGAGGCGGAGCACGAAGCGCCGCCGCGGCCACCGGCGGATCTTCGACGATGGGTACGATCGGCGGCGCAGCCGCCGGCGACAACGCTCCGTCTCCGTCTTCGCCGCCTGCCTGGGCGCAACGCATGAAGCGCCACCAGACCATGAGCCACGGCGCAACTGCCGCTGCGCATGCCGTCAGGTCCGGCGATAGCCACGGCGGCGGCGCCTCCATCTCCCTCCGACAGGATGAACGCTGA
- a CDS encoding TrbI/VirB10 family protein yields MTDPSQGAPEVTPDLRLRPERPRVTRLSRKVLIGLSAVSGLAIAAALIYALQTRNADQSAQELYSIENRPTADGLTGLPRDYTGVPKLGPPLPGDLGRPILSAQNQGQPVPSGGPLPQPGMTPEEQRRLQEIEAARLSKLFAATAIRVSAPITAAAASSMPGTTHAVPAEAPPLDPNAMQNMQDRKLAFVNGPVDRRTVSQDRLANPASPYVVQAGTVIPAALLTGIQSDLPGQITAQVTEHVYDTPTGKFLLIPQGSRLIGQYDSQVSFGQKRVLLVWNRIMLPDGKSIVLERQQGADARGLSGLEDEVDYHWWDLIKAAALSTLLSVGAELGSDRDESDLVRALRRGSQDSINNTGQQLVRRQLNIQPTLTIRQGFPVRVIVNRDLVMAPYGQQEASR; encoded by the coding sequence ATGACAGACCCTTCACAGGGGGCGCCGGAGGTCACGCCGGACTTGCGCCTGCGCCCGGAGCGGCCGCGTGTGACGCGATTGTCGCGCAAGGTGCTGATCGGTCTCAGCGCCGTGTCAGGCCTCGCGATCGCCGCCGCGCTGATCTATGCCCTTCAGACCCGAAACGCCGATCAATCGGCACAAGAACTCTACTCGATCGAGAACCGCCCGACGGCTGATGGCCTGACCGGCCTTCCGCGCGATTACACCGGCGTCCCGAAACTCGGACCGCCACTGCCCGGCGATCTCGGTCGGCCGATCCTCAGCGCGCAGAACCAGGGCCAGCCCGTTCCGTCGGGCGGGCCGTTGCCGCAACCGGGGATGACACCGGAAGAACAGCGCCGCTTGCAGGAAATCGAGGCCGCGCGCTTGAGCAAGCTCTTCGCCGCAACGGCTATCCGCGTTTCAGCGCCGATCACAGCGGCCGCCGCAAGCTCCATGCCGGGCACAACGCACGCGGTGCCGGCGGAAGCCCCGCCGCTCGATCCCAACGCCATGCAGAACATGCAGGATCGCAAGCTCGCCTTCGTCAACGGCCCCGTCGATCGCCGCACCGTCAGCCAGGATCGCTTGGCGAATCCGGCCTCGCCCTACGTTGTGCAAGCCGGAACGGTCATTCCGGCTGCACTCCTCACCGGCATTCAATCCGATCTTCCAGGCCAGATCACCGCGCAGGTGACAGAGCATGTTTATGACACGCCGACCGGAAAATTCCTGCTCATTCCGCAAGGCTCACGCCTGATCGGCCAGTACGACAGCCAGGTCTCGTTCGGTCAGAAGCGCGTGTTGCTTGTGTGGAATCGCATCATGCTCCCGGACGGCAAATCTATCGTGCTCGAGCGGCAGCAGGGCGCGGACGCCCGCGGCTTGTCCGGTCTCGAGGATGAGGTCGACTACCACTGGTGGGATCTCATCAAGGCTGCCGCCCTCTCCACGTTGCTCAGTGTCGGTGCCGAGCTTGGCTCAGACCGCGACGAAAGCGACCTCGTCCGCGCGCTACGGCGCGGGTCGCAAGATTCAATCAACAACACTGGACAGCAACTTGTTCGCCGCCAGCTCAACATCCAGCCGACGCTCACAATCAGGCAGGGTTTCCCGGTTCGCGTAATCGTCAACCGTGATCTCGTCATGGCGCCCTATGGCCAGCAGGAGGCAAGCCGATGA
- the trbK-alt gene encoding putative entry exclusion protein TrbK-alt — MRLQSKRDMGHERGATVGAFLRFAIIACLAALAIIAVGEALRTDIPERVTTPAATNADPLAADLARCRDVTAEQLAADDTCRRVWAENRRRFFAPPPPAASTLDTPPKTQDRIPTSVTPNSSDEAR; from the coding sequence ATGCGGCTGCAATCCAAACGCGACATGGGACATGAACGCGGCGCGACCGTTGGTGCATTCCTGCGCTTCGCCATCATCGCATGTCTGGCAGCGCTTGCGATCATCGCCGTTGGTGAGGCCCTTCGCACCGATATCCCGGAGCGGGTGACCACGCCCGCAGCAACGAACGCAGATCCGCTCGCTGCTGACCTTGCGCGGTGCCGTGACGTCACTGCCGAGCAACTCGCAGCGGACGACACCTGCCGCCGTGTCTGGGCCGAGAACCGCCGGCGCTTCTTCGCGCCGCCCCCGCCTGCCGCATCCACCTTAGACACCCCGCCCAAGACGCAAGACAGGATTCCGACATCCGTTACTCCCAACTCATCCGATGAGGCGCGCTGA
- the trbJ gene encoding P-type conjugative transfer protein TrbJ, translated as MSTKQSRIRATLLAASVHAALSTAPAQAQIVFDPNNYTQNVLQAARALEQIAHQVASLQNQAQMLINQARNLASLPQSSLNQIQQSIQRTQQLLGEAQRIAYDVGQIDHAFSTTYGAASTTATDQTLIDGARERWRNSVAGLQDAMKVHAGVVANIDTNRVEMSSLVTASQSATGALQATQAGNQLIALQTQQIADLTAAVATQGRAQNLEAAQRTAAQEQAREQLRRFLTPGAGYRPTTVRMFQ; from the coding sequence ATGAGCACGAAGCAATCGCGCATTCGCGCCACACTTCTCGCGGCATCCGTCCACGCCGCACTCTCGACCGCGCCGGCACAGGCGCAGATCGTATTCGATCCGAACAACTACACGCAGAACGTCCTTCAGGCGGCGCGCGCGCTGGAGCAGATCGCCCATCAGGTTGCCTCGCTCCAGAATCAGGCGCAGATGCTGATCAATCAGGCGCGCAATCTCGCGAGCCTTCCGCAATCCTCGCTCAACCAGATCCAGCAGTCGATCCAGCGCACCCAGCAGCTTCTCGGCGAAGCCCAACGCATCGCCTATGACGTGGGTCAGATCGATCATGCCTTCTCAACGACCTACGGCGCGGCCTCGACGACCGCCACCGACCAGACGCTGATCGACGGAGCGCGCGAGCGCTGGCGCAATTCGGTGGCTGGCCTACAGGACGCCATGAAGGTTCATGCGGGCGTCGTTGCCAACATCGACACCAACCGTGTCGAGATGTCGTCGCTCGTGACCGCGAGCCAATCCGCAACCGGCGCGTTGCAGGCAACCCAGGCCGGCAACCAGCTCATCGCCCTGCAGACCCAGCAGATCGCTGATCTTACCGCCGCTGTCGCGACGCAAGGGCGCGCGCAGAATCTGGAAGCCGCACAGCGTACTGCGGCGCAAGAGCAGGCACGCGAGCAGCTCCGCCGTTTCCTCACGCCCGGTGCAGGCTATCGGCCGACCACCGTCCGGATGTTCCAGTGA
- the trbF gene encoding conjugal transfer protein TrbF: MNVFRRPSVRYGATPEPETPYQRAAQVWDDRIGSARVQARNWRLMAFGSLALAAGLAFGLVWQSASGSVVPWVVQIDKIGEAQAVGPAVADYRPTDPQIAWHLARFIEQVRAIPVDAVIVRQNWLRAYEFTTDRGAAALNDYARVNDPFAKVGKRQIAVEVSSVIRASPDSFRVAWFERSYENGQLAGTERWTAILTIALQQPRDADRLKQNPLGIYVNAINWSKELSQ; this comes from the coding sequence ATGAATGTCTTCCGCAGACCATCCGTGCGTTACGGCGCAACACCTGAACCTGAAACGCCCTATCAGCGCGCCGCGCAAGTCTGGGATGATCGCATCGGTTCCGCGCGCGTGCAGGCGAGGAACTGGCGGCTGATGGCGTTCGGCTCGCTGGCCCTCGCGGCCGGCCTTGCCTTCGGCCTGGTCTGGCAGTCGGCGAGCGGCTCAGTGGTGCCTTGGGTGGTCCAGATCGACAAGATCGGCGAGGCACAGGCCGTCGGTCCCGCCGTTGCGGACTATCGACCGACTGATCCGCAGATCGCCTGGCATCTCGCACGGTTCATCGAGCAGGTCCGTGCGATTCCGGTCGATGCCGTAATCGTCCGCCAGAACTGGCTGCGCGCCTACGAGTTCACCACCGACCGCGGGGCTGCAGCGCTCAACGACTATGCGCGCGTCAACGATCCCTTCGCCAAGGTGGGTAAACGCCAGATTGCTGTCGAGGTCTCCAGCGTCATCCGCGCTTCGCCAGACTCCTTCCGCGTCGCCTGGTTCGAACGGTCATACGAGAACGGTCAACTCGCCGGCACCGAACGATGGACCGCGATCCTCACCATCGCTCTGCAGCAGCCCCGCGACGCCGATCGGCTGAAGCAGAATCCGCTCGGCATCTACGTCAACGCGATCAATTGGTCGAAGGAGCTCTCACAATGA